From a region of the Bdellovibrio sp. ArHS genome:
- a CDS encoding TIGR02147 family protein, whose protein sequence is MNKTSEFLLNEYQRRRSISPALTNAQFAKILGIPSSRLSDYINGRRIMTQTAGRQIIKGLGMTEADFEHLKNLIEFDKQKIKTLLPEGQLKEDEFGVICDWYHFAILALVPVKTFQPHAGWIADRLNIPVEVAHAAIDRLRRLGLLSVENGKFIVTKKQLETTHNIPSESLRRSHKQSITQVLDNMDRVPLDLRDVTSITFPMNRKKIPEAKRLIRNFRRKMATLMTQGPKTDVYNLNVQLFPVTKVGK, encoded by the coding sequence ATGAACAAGACCTCTGAATTTCTATTGAATGAATATCAACGCCGCAGATCTATTTCTCCCGCGCTGACCAATGCGCAGTTCGCAAAAATTCTGGGCATTCCTTCAAGTCGTCTTAGCGATTATATCAATGGACGTAGAATCATGACACAAACCGCAGGACGACAAATCATCAAAGGCCTGGGGATGACCGAGGCGGATTTTGAACATCTGAAAAATCTGATCGAATTCGATAAACAAAAGATAAAAACCCTTTTACCAGAAGGGCAGTTGAAAGAAGACGAATTCGGCGTTATCTGCGATTGGTATCACTTCGCAATACTTGCTCTGGTTCCCGTCAAAACCTTCCAACCTCACGCGGGTTGGATAGCGGATCGTTTGAATATACCCGTTGAGGTAGCCCATGCCGCCATTGATCGTCTTCGCCGCCTAGGGCTTCTATCCGTTGAAAACGGAAAATTCATCGTCACAAAGAAGCAGCTAGAAACAACTCACAATATTCCTTCAGAGTCCTTGCGACGGTCCCACAAACAATCCATCACTCAAGTTCTGGACAATATGGATCGCGTGCCACTGGATCTGCGAGATGTGACCTCCATCACTTTCCCCATGAATCGAAAAAAGATTCCCGAAGCGAAAAGACTGATCAGAAATTTCCGCCGCAAGATGGCCACCTTGATGACTCAAGGACCAAAAACAGACGTCTATAATTTGAACGTACAGCTTTTCCCAGTCACGAAGGTGGGCAAATAA
- a CDS encoding leucyl aminopeptidase: MAFNLLNKDIETLTCPALVVFSKASSQKDKPPKVTHSELHKKLAASLDDKAITGKHQEVVLFRELNYKGFRHVVVVGLGKDNQQTHENVRQSMAAAYEAIKALGVKEAAIHFDGVATGKKDAADFAKATAEGLMLTSYVFNELMSGKKEEKELDVHVVTKVNDKAMKAAFAEGIILGSCVNFSRRLGDMPGNLMTPTILADTTVEAAKGTGVKVTVWDKARIKKEKMGGLLGVSNGSAQEPRFIIMEYRGTAASKKPVCFVGKGLTFDCGGISIKPSAGMEEMKFDMCGGANVIGTMLAIAKLKLKINAVGLVASTENLVGPAATKPGDVHTARNGKTFEVNNTDAEGRLILADALSYATELEPQVIVDAATLTGAMVVALGNTHTGYFTRNGGLKGKIEKAAVQSGEWVWNMPLTDFHVKDMKGTYADLSNISAGKGAGSATAAAFLEQFVGEGIPWAHFDIAGTGWAVGNRLPYCPKKGASGVMVRTFVEIAKAHI, encoded by the coding sequence AATTGGCCGCATCTTTGGACGATAAAGCAATTACCGGCAAGCACCAGGAAGTGGTTCTTTTCCGTGAATTGAACTACAAAGGCTTCCGTCATGTGGTTGTGGTGGGTCTGGGCAAAGACAACCAACAAACTCACGAAAATGTTCGCCAATCTATGGCAGCAGCCTATGAAGCCATCAAAGCTCTAGGCGTGAAAGAAGCTGCGATCCACTTCGATGGCGTCGCGACTGGAAAAAAAGATGCTGCTGACTTTGCCAAGGCTACGGCAGAAGGTTTGATGCTGACTTCTTATGTTTTCAACGAATTAATGTCTGGAAAAAAAGAAGAAAAAGAATTGGATGTTCACGTCGTTACTAAAGTGAACGACAAAGCCATGAAAGCCGCTTTTGCCGAAGGTATTATCCTGGGCTCTTGCGTGAATTTCTCTCGCCGCCTGGGTGATATGCCTGGCAACTTGATGACTCCGACAATTTTGGCGGACACAACGGTTGAAGCCGCTAAAGGCACCGGCGTGAAAGTCACTGTTTGGGACAAAGCCCGCATTAAAAAAGAAAAAATGGGCGGACTTCTGGGCGTTTCCAATGGCTCAGCACAAGAGCCTCGCTTCATCATCATGGAATATCGTGGAACGGCTGCTTCCAAAAAGCCCGTTTGCTTCGTTGGTAAAGGTCTAACATTCGATTGCGGTGGTATTTCTATTAAGCCGTCTGCGGGAATGGAAGAAATGAAGTTCGACATGTGCGGTGGCGCTAACGTCATCGGGACAATGCTAGCCATCGCGAAATTGAAACTTAAGATCAATGCCGTTGGTTTGGTGGCTTCAACAGAAAACCTTGTCGGTCCTGCGGCAACAAAGCCAGGCGATGTACATACAGCTCGCAACGGAAAAACATTCGAAGTGAACAATACGGACGCAGAAGGTCGTTTGATCTTGGCGGATGCACTTTCTTACGCCACAGAGCTTGAACCGCAAGTTATCGTTGATGCCGCGACTTTGACGGGTGCGATGGTTGTCGCTTTGGGTAACACGCACACTGGTTACTTCACTCGCAACGGTGGATTGAAAGGTAAAATTGAAAAAGCCGCTGTTCAATCCGGTGAATGGGTATGGAACATGCCTTTGACAGACTTCCATGTAAAAGACATGAAAGGCACTTACGCAGATCTTTCAAATATTTCTGCGGGCAAAGGAGCTGGTTCAGCAACTGCGGCGGCATTCCTTGAGCAGTTCGTAGGCGAAGGTATCCCTTGGGCTCACTTTGATATCGCGGGCACAGGTTGGGCTGTTGGCAACCGCCTTCCTTACTGCCCTAAAAAGGGCGCTTCAGGTGTCATGGTTCGTACTTTCGTAGAAATTGCGAAAGCACATATCTAA